TACCTACCGTTATTTTAACTTAAATAAAAGGAAGATTCTATATCAATTTTATTGATTTTTTAACAATTGTTCCTTATATAATAAATGTGTTAAACTTTTTTTTATTTCCAAATAAGTCATTTGCTTCGCTGGTTGTCTGGCAATAATGACGATATCATACGGAAAAGCAATGTCATGTTGTAATTCAAAAAAAGCTTGTCGTAAATATCGCTTAATGCGATTTCTGGTCACCGCATTGCCAATTTTTTTACCAACGGAAAGCCCGATCCGAAAATGCGTCTGCCCCTCT
This genomic interval from Virgibacillus pantothenticus contains the following:
- the rnpA gene encoding ribonuclease P protein component; translation: MRKEFRIKKNNDFQYAFKAGKSFANRQLVIYYVKREGQTHFRIGLSVGKKIGNAVTRNRIKRYLRQAFFELQHDIAFPYDIVIIARQPAKQMTYLEIKKSLTHLLYKEQLLKNQ